From the Papaver somniferum cultivar HN1 chromosome 2, ASM357369v1, whole genome shotgun sequence genome, the window CTGCACGTTGAGCTGTCGCCACAGCTTCCTCAAACCTATTCAATTGCACGCTAAATCAGTTAAAACACATCATTAAAAGAATAAAATGCTATCTCTTAAGTGTCGACAGGTAGGCTCAAATTTGATGAAGTGTGAAAGGCATGTTCATTATTCCCACTGATATATTTCTACATCGAGCTGGAACCGAGACTAAATAAGTGTTACTAACCTTCCCAATGCCACATCAACTTGTGTTCGAGTTACTAACAAATTTGCATTGCCGACGGGTCCAAAGAACTTCGTACAATCATGAATGCCAAATCTGGGTGCCTTTGAAAGCTCTATGTCTGCATCTTCATGCCTATGAAGCTTTAATAGGGACTCAGCTTTCAACGCAAAAACCTATACAAACACCAGATAGTAACAAGTTGCGAGCACGAAACTAATTCAAAATTAACCTTAAAACCATTTTGGGGAAACTCCAATCTGTGTACTCCTCCAATTAATAGAATTTACGGGAAAGGTTTAAGTTTTAACTCCGAACCTGTAGAGCTGAATCTGCACCAGATGAAATCGCGGAACTGCTTTCTTTTATCACGGTTTGCCAATCCCTCAATTTTCGTGCTTCAGTGCATTTGCTTAAATAGATTTGGAGATTCTTAGCTTTAGAAATATCACTAGGATCAGCTTCATGTCCTGATTGCTTATAATGGTACAAAGATTTTTCTGCTTCTCCCAATCTGTTAGAAAAATTAAGTCAGGTCGACAATAATGACagaatttaaattttattatctCAATCTACTTTGATGATTGGAGCAATGTCAATACCTTAGGCATAGTGTTGCCAAACGATAATGAGCTCTACGGTAAGTAGGATCGATCTTGATTGCTTCTCTACATTCAAAAACAGCTTCAAGAAGACGACCCAAACCCGTTAATGCCGCACTTTTATTGCTCCTATAAGAAGCCATATCAGGGTCTAACCCAATTGCCCTGTCATAGAAAGCCAAAGCCTCCGCAAAGTTTCCTTGCTTATACTCCTCATTTCCCATAGCCTTCAATGTTTCAGGATCCAATCTTGTTGATAAAGCCCTGCATAGTGGTCCAACGTCTTCTTCGGATTCTTCATTGTCTTTCTCCTTAACATTGTTGCGGGAAACCTTTACATTGCCGTTCTTGTTATATGCGttaccattaccagtaccattACCATTACCATTACCACCATTAGTACCATAAGCATTGCCATAATTTCCATTTGAATTTAAACCCATCTCACTAGCTGTCATAGGAAGGTAATCAAGAACACTTGAATTGGATACCCGCGGATTTGAAGTACCATGTCCAGCAGGTTGTCTTAAATTACCCAAGTTACCAAAGAGCATTACATTACTTGATGAAGCTCGAACTAGCCCATTGGATTGTTGATGATCATTGCTCAAACCAACTTTTGAATTCGCAATTGGTGCATTCGAAACTTTTCTACCGTGTTCTTGATATGAAGGAGGGGTCTTGGTAGCAACATTCATCATAGGACTTTGATCATTCCGTTGTGGGTATTCACTTAAATTTGTGTCGTCCAAGAATGCTCTCTCATCCGAGCCCCGCCTTCTCTTTGAATTTATGCTTTGAATACCATTGTTGCCATGAGTAGGAATTGAGCTTGTTGACGCTGATCTCCTTGGCCAGAAACAACGTTGGCGGAATAATCCGCCATATATCATTGCAACACATCCCGACTTTTTGTCCGGTGAATAATCAGCCATTTTGGAATGATACAAGGTACAAAAAGATGACCAAAGAAACTAAACCTGTTCCTGAGTTTTATAACATTAGGAGCTAATGGAGGCAAAATCATTAATTGACATCGATTATTCgaaaaagataaaagaatttGAGATTAAATTTGGGTGAAAAGATTTTGGATGCACAGACCAAACCCCAAAAGGTTTGTGTTGTTTTGAATTTCACAACCTCTTGGGAGAGGCTGTGGAGAATCCaactttgtttcttttctttggttgaccaattctttttctttattgATCTTCCGAGGGAAAACGAAAATGAAATTTTTTGGCAACCCAGATTGCGAAGGAAAAAAAATGTACTACTAGAAACTAGTTAAATTTACTTATTCTAGCCTTCATAGCCCTTGTATTGCATCAAGTTTCAGGGATAAAAATATCATTTTGCACCTATTTAGTAAGAGAATGTCTTAGCTGTTATTTTGTCTAATTCGGGGATTTCTTAAGAACTTATTAACCACACAATTTCTTAATAGTATCACAGCCATCcaccaacaaaaacaaataaacttCCTTAACCAACCGTAATTTATGGAGCTTACAGTACCTTTCAAAGGGGCACAAAACTACTCAATTTTAATACCTTTTCATTTTATACCCACATTTCTTTTCCATATTTGAGGAGTTCTAGCCTAGGCATCTTATACCAGGAATTTGGAATTAAGGGGTTACTTAAGAAACGAATTATTGAAAAAACTGGGAGCTACAAATATGAGGTGTTTAGTGCATATTTTGCTTTCTAAATTAGATTTCTTTGGAAAGCAAAATATTTAGTGCATATTTTGCTTTCTAAATTAGATTtcttagtaaaaaaaaatagatttttttatttcttaatttgaacttaaatccaaatatTAAAATACTGTTAAATTTTAACCTCAAAAGGTTTGTAACTTCTGTATCTTATTCAACAGTTTCACAATTCATTTGACAAACATACTTAATATGTTTCGTCGAGTCAAACAAAAGAAGGGTAGACTAGTAAGGCTTCCTTTCTATCGACCAAGAATACACATTTTCTTGGAGGCAATCACAGCCAAAAAATGTTGTTTAGTTCACCATTAGTGCCGTCTACTATGGTTTTTGCATTTCGTTTCTGCAAACATAGATGATTATTTTTCTCGTGCTAGTGAATTGAATCATGCATGCATGTTAGCTGGtcaatattctttttttttttccaaaagaagGCAAAGCCTCATATATTCATTAATATGGGATTCAAAATCGGAATCATTACAGAGTTGATAGAAATCAAAATACAATCATCAAGGTTATACAATCTCCACCAGTTCTTGACTAATAATCCTACTAATCCAAACATTGCAACCATTCGGATTTCCCAACAGACATATCCACATCAAGAGGCCCAAGAGGCCATTGTTTTGTTGGAGACCAAACTAAACAAATTTGCATCTCTGCTAACAACATCGATGGGATCTTAAGATCCAGCCAGGGTTTTTTAACACCTTGTAAAACAAGGTAAATTAAAGTAGCAAATAGATCATAGTAACATAAACCAAAGCCAAAACTAAAACTAAAGTAACAGGAGTCTGGATAACAGTCTGAATAACATGAATCTTTGGAGTCAGTTGGAATCGGTCTAAATCGATCGGAATCGTCTTGAATCGGCGTTAGAGTCTTTGTAACCATTGTTATTGCTGAAGATCTTGATCTTGATGTTGTTCCTTGTGCTTTTGTTGATGTAGGTAGTATTGTTATTTTTGTTGCTGTAGGTTTTGTTCTTATAGAAAGAGCAAAAACTCTAACCCATATCGGCATCATACTAGAGAAGCAACACCCACAGATTTGAGAACTAATTAGATCTAAGAGAAGTAAACCCAAATCAATCAAACCAAGCTctataaagaaaaacaaagatttaATAGTacttaaagaaaaagagaaaacaaacTGAAAGTCTTAAACTTAATAAGAAACAAAGAAGATTTTACAATATTTGAACTAGAAGGAGGTTAGAAATGTTTGGATCTGCTCAGATCTGCTCCAAATGAGCAAATCTGAGCACAAGGATTTTTTAGTGAGAAGGGGTTTCAATCGCAGGAAAGAGAAAGGGTCACATGAAAGAGATTTGAACAGTCAACCTATGTGTGTATCTATGTAATTAATAATTCTTGTTGGGTCTTCACCAGAGACGGACAAAGAAATCTTTCTTAACTAGGACCGGGATATCATAGGTTTCTATTGTAGCTTCTTTTTATATTATAGGAACTGTAAAATTATCGGATAAGCGAGATTAGCTAATAAAATTCTAGgtagaattacaaaaattatgaaagattTCACCAACTTCATTACTCAGCACAATCTCATTGATCTTCTTTTAAAGAGTGTCAGATATACCTGGTCCAATGGTCAAACTAATCCTGTAATGTGCAGATTAGACAGATTccttttttctccttcttttgaaatTCAATTTCCCTTATTATCTCAACTTTCTCAAGCTAGACCCACTTCCGATCACATTCCCGTCATCCTAGACATATATGATCCTTCTTGGGGACCTAGTCCCTTCAGGTTTGAAATCATGTAGTTCTTGGAGAATGGTTTTTTAAAACTTTTAGAACAATGGTGGttgtctttttcttttccaagtaGTCCAAGTACACCTCTGTGGTTAAAACTAAAGGCTTTAAAGAAGAAGTTGAAAGTTTGTAATAGGGACACATTTGGTCATAACAACAATAAACTCAAGCACTTATTGAAAGAAATGCAACTTTTTGATAATCTGGCTGAAAACAACATTTTAGATGAACATCAGTTGGTTGAAAAACTTAAACATATGTCTAAGTTTGAGAAAGTCACTAAGATGGAAGAGGTAGCTTGGAAAATAAAATCTAATAACAAATGGCTGCAAGAAGGTGATAGAAATACTTCTTTTTCACTTGTTTGTTCATCAGTCAAGACATTCCTAGAAAAAGATACAATATGATCAGACAGTTATAAGTTGAAGGTGATTTGGTCTCTGACAGTTTTAAGCTGCAACGTCATATTGTGAACTTTTATAAGGACTTATTTACAGATGAAGAAGTTATTATACCAATTTTGGAGGGAATTACTTTTGAAAGCATAAGTAGCATTGAATCTGAAATCCTAGATACAAATTTCACCAAAGAAGAGGTTTTTCAAGCTATCAAGGACCTTGGTCATGATAAGGCACCAGTACCTGATGGATATCATGTCATGTTCTTTCTAAAGTGTTGGAGCTTCATGAAGAAGGACATTATGGAGATTGTCATGGGAATTCCGTGAATCAGGTAAGATTGATCTTAAACACAACTCCACATTTATCATTTAAGTTCCCAAAAAATGTTACGTGGAAACTGTGAAGGACTGCAGGCTAATTT encodes:
- the LOC113347515 gene encoding inactive TPR repeat-containing thioredoxin TTL3-like; protein product: MADYSPDKKSGCVAMIYGGLFRQRCFWPRRSASTSSIPTHGNNGIQSINSKRRRGSDERAFLDDTNLSEYPQRNDQSPMMNVATKTPPSYQEHGRKVSNAPIANSKVGLSNDHQQSNGLVRASSSNVMLFGNLGNLRQPAGHGTSNPRVSNSSVLDYLPMTASEMGLNSNGNYGNAYGTNGGNGNGNGTGNGNAYNKNGNVKVSRNNVKEKDNEESEEDVGPLCRALSTRLDPETLKAMGNEEYKQGNFAEALAFYDRAIGLDPDMASYRSNKSAALTGLGRLLEAVFECREAIKIDPTYRRAHYRLATLCLRLGEAEKSLYHYKQSGHEADPSDISKAKNLQIYLSKCTEARKLRDWQTVIKESSSAISSGADSALQVFALKAESLLKLHRHEDADIELSKAPRFGIHDCTKFFGPVGNANLLVTRTQVDVALGRFEEAVATAQRAAQLDSTNKDVNSTLRKAQALASARSNGNELFKASKFLDACVAYSEGLEQDSFNSVLLCNRAACRSKLGQFEKAVEDCSNALNVRPSYSKARLRRADCNAKLGRWEASAQDYEILRKEMPTDEEVARGQLEAQANLKKSHSEQRQTQPDGHHSKNAKSDSNLAVVKDTDHFRHFVTSPGISVVLFCNKSSDQKALVLMEQLSKRHQSLSFIKVEVEKHPKLSKSEGVNSIPVFRMYKNGSRIKEIPGTSLELLESTVKFYTTY